One stretch of Holophagaceae bacterium DNA includes these proteins:
- the galE gene encoding UDP-glucose 4-epimerase GalE has translation MTIPTPILVTGGAGFIGSHTVVELLGAGHAVVVLDNFANAKPSVLDRMRTVAGCDFTFIEGDVRDADCLAALFHDHSIQAVIHFAGLKAVGESTKAPLAYYQNNLAGTLNLLEAMRGAGCRDLVFSSSATVYGDPAQVPIREDFPLSATNPYGRSKLMIEDICRDLASSEPGWRIALLRYFNPVGAHPSGLLGEDPTGFPNNLMPFLLKVASGQRPCLQVFGQDYPTLDGTGVRDYLHVVDLAQGHLAALEALPRLEGAVPINLGTGRGYSVLEMVQAMEKAVGHPIPWRFAPRRPGDIARCYADATLAEDLLGWKATRDLETMCRDGWAWASSGAGAS, from the coding sequence ATGACCATCCCGACCCCCATCCTCGTCACCGGCGGCGCCGGGTTCATCGGCTCCCACACCGTGGTGGAACTCCTCGGCGCGGGCCATGCTGTGGTGGTGCTGGACAATTTCGCCAACGCCAAGCCCTCGGTGCTGGACCGCATGCGGACGGTGGCAGGGTGCGATTTCACCTTCATCGAAGGCGATGTGCGCGATGCCGATTGCCTGGCGGCTCTGTTCCATGACCATTCCATCCAGGCCGTGATCCACTTCGCGGGCCTGAAGGCCGTCGGCGAATCTACGAAAGCGCCCCTGGCCTACTACCAGAACAACCTGGCCGGCACTTTGAACCTGCTGGAAGCCATGCGCGGCGCCGGGTGCCGCGACCTGGTGTTCTCCAGTTCCGCCACGGTGTATGGCGATCCCGCCCAGGTGCCCATCCGCGAGGATTTTCCCCTCTCGGCCACCAACCCCTACGGGCGCTCCAAGCTGATGATCGAAGACATCTGCCGGGACCTGGCCTCAAGCGAACCCGGCTGGCGCATCGCCCTGCTGCGCTACTTCAATCCCGTGGGCGCCCATCCTTCGGGCCTGCTGGGGGAGGATCCCACGGGCTTCCCCAACAACCTGATGCCCTTCCTGCTCAAGGTCGCGTCGGGCCAGCGCCCCTGCCTGCAGGTGTTCGGCCAGGACTATCCCACGCTAGATGGCACCGGCGTGCGCGACTACCTGCACGTGGTGGACCTGGCCCAGGGGCACCTGGCGGCGCTGGAGGCCCTGCCCCGCCTGGAGGGCGCCGTGCCCATCAACCTGGGCACCGGCCGGGGCTACTCGGTGCTGGAGATGGTCCAGGCCATGGAGAAGGCCGTGGGCCATCCCATCCCTTGGCGCTTCGCCCCCCGGCGCCCCGGCGACATCGCCCGCTGCTACGCCGACGCCACCCTGGCCGAGGATCTGCTTGGCTGGAAGGCCACCCGGGATCTGGAGACCATGTGCCGCGATGGGTGGGCCTGGGCCTCCTCCGGGGCAGGCGCTTCATGA
- a CDS encoding acetyltransferase — MARNWVVVGCGGHGREVADVLRQVLRNTDGRLLGFLDEDPKNTGTDLAGWPVLGDLSWLRHPPEPLSIALGIGSSRMRKDVVGRIKAMGLAHDFPPIIHPDARIGARVSLGEGALVQAGCILTCDIQVGAFVILNIGASLSHDVTVGDFATLAPGSRMAGAVAVGELAEVGMNTSVIQNVRLGAACTTGAGTVVIRDVPQETTVVGVPARPVGQTSPHSPPGF, encoded by the coding sequence GTGGCTAGAAATTGGGTGGTGGTGGGCTGCGGAGGCCATGGGCGCGAAGTGGCCGATGTCCTGCGGCAGGTCCTTCGGAATACCGATGGGCGCCTTCTCGGCTTTCTTGATGAAGACCCTAAAAACACTGGTACCGACCTTGCCGGATGGCCCGTCCTCGGGGATCTGTCCTGGTTGCGCCACCCCCCCGAGCCCCTGTCCATCGCCCTGGGAATCGGCTCCTCCCGCATGCGGAAAGACGTGGTCGGCCGCATCAAGGCCATGGGACTCGCGCATGATTTCCCACCCATCATCCACCCCGATGCCCGGATCGGAGCCAGGGTCAGCCTCGGGGAAGGCGCCCTGGTCCAAGCGGGCTGCATCCTCACCTGCGATATCCAGGTCGGCGCCTTCGTGATCCTGAACATCGGCGCCAGCCTCTCCCACGATGTCACCGTGGGCGACTTCGCAACGCTGGCTCCCGGCTCCCGCATGGCCGGGGCCGTCGCGGTCGGGGAACTGGCGGAGGTCGGCATGAACACTTCCGTGATCCAGAACGTCCGACTCGGTGCAGCTTGCACCACGGGTGCCGGTACCGTGGTCATCCGAGACGTGCCCCAAGAGACGACCGTCGTCGGAGTTCCCGCACGACCTGTCGGACAGACAAGTCCACACAGCCCACCGGGGTTCTGA
- a CDS encoding serine/threonine-protein kinase: MALEPGTVLGPYRVARKLGAGGMGEVYAATDPRLGREVAIKVLHKDMVRDAESLRRFQQEANTVAALNHTNIVQIFDVGSTEDGSPFLVMELLDGESLRERMDSKPMPLRKVAEICVQLARALGAAHAKGIVHRDLKPENVYLIKQGPAKILDFGLAKLSTREEALVEGDATRALFTKPGMIIGTVGYMAPEQVEGHGADSRTDIFALGVIMWEMLSGSRPFRKDSSIDTLHAILRDDPPEIPPDLGLPASIERILRRCLEKNPDDRFQSAYDLAFQLESLSIVSGSANTVRMSAVTDAAEGQTPWYRTPHRLFYPLPIKLPAKLKVCFWDRAQLSVAYLLVAAAAVMLLMTAFGHPPVDLKSGREFAKSFRPAMDATGNIQSAAVSRDGSQVLASIVDEAGKTNLVYQKAGQSATTLDNAPAEEVQALSNTGSALLRNPEGDLYLQVMDESANPLKIATRVLESDLTPDGSKVALLQRSGDRFTVQFPQGVDCYSTQHRLRDLKISPKGDALAFFERDSNLNLFHLRVWRKGGLETWKGGKDLCPKGAFAIAALRGLAWNLEGDGLYVSVRGDLLGLVRNHGGEILHRNAGSVRLLGATQEGPLLAVGTELVMDRGRLPDSSKETDLDWIAGTLNAISDDGSKLLVTRDNEIWLLPSNRSRGRKIGTGTAQALSPDGKLVLFTDNERILGVPAEGGDLQIIATQDELKKLGFTFTGDSSDPKFALSVDGKWILALQKQVLARKAMNGGAFEPVQAPMDGFASDWRMESAFSPDGQRLALQIRESGEQRWCLVLNLETKKQEARTRLQDGERLLAWQKEGSCLVFHSSKGRAEFRALDPKTGQRRALFAPTPHYSNATARFRNLHCSADGAYYAYRHATAGLSQLMIGKGF, translated from the coding sequence ATGGCTCTGGAACCTGGAACCGTTTTGGGCCCCTACCGCGTGGCGCGGAAACTCGGCGCCGGCGGCATGGGCGAGGTCTACGCGGCCACGGACCCGCGGCTGGGGCGCGAGGTGGCCATCAAGGTGCTGCACAAGGACATGGTGCGGGACGCGGAGTCCCTGCGCCGCTTCCAGCAGGAAGCCAACACGGTGGCCGCCCTGAACCACACCAACATCGTGCAGATCTTCGATGTGGGCTCCACCGAGGACGGCTCCCCCTTCCTCGTCATGGAACTGCTGGATGGCGAATCCCTGCGGGAACGCATGGATTCCAAGCCCATGCCCCTGCGCAAGGTCGCCGAGATCTGCGTCCAATTGGCCCGGGCCCTGGGCGCGGCCCACGCCAAGGGCATCGTCCACCGGGACCTGAAACCCGAGAACGTGTACCTGATCAAGCAAGGGCCCGCCAAGATCCTGGACTTCGGCCTGGCCAAGCTTTCCACCCGGGAGGAGGCCCTGGTCGAAGGGGATGCCACTCGGGCGCTCTTCACCAAGCCCGGCATGATCATCGGCACCGTGGGCTACATGGCGCCGGAACAGGTGGAGGGCCATGGGGCCGATAGCCGGACCGACATCTTCGCCCTGGGCGTCATCATGTGGGAGATGCTCTCGGGGAGCCGCCCCTTCCGCAAGGACTCCTCCATCGACACCCTCCACGCGATCCTGCGCGACGATCCCCCGGAGATCCCGCCGGACCTGGGGCTGCCCGCTTCCATCGAGCGGATCCTCCGCCGCTGCCTGGAGAAGAATCCGGATGACCGGTTCCAGAGCGCCTACGACCTGGCCTTCCAGTTGGAATCGCTCTCGATCGTGAGCGGCTCCGCCAACACCGTGCGCATGTCCGCGGTCACCGATGCGGCCGAGGGCCAAACTCCCTGGTACCGCACGCCCCATCGCCTCTTCTACCCGCTGCCCATCAAGCTGCCCGCGAAGCTGAAGGTCTGCTTCTGGGACCGGGCGCAGTTGAGCGTCGCGTATCTGCTTGTGGCCGCGGCCGCCGTGATGCTCCTGATGACGGCCTTCGGCCACCCTCCCGTCGATCTCAAGAGCGGCCGGGAATTCGCCAAGAGCTTCAGGCCCGCCATGGATGCCACCGGCAACATCCAGTCCGCGGCCGTGTCCCGGGACGGCAGCCAGGTCCTGGCCTCCATCGTCGACGAGGCCGGCAAGACGAACCTCGTCTACCAGAAGGCCGGGCAGAGCGCGACCACCCTGGACAACGCCCCCGCGGAGGAAGTGCAGGCCCTGTCCAATACCGGGTCCGCCCTGCTGCGGAATCCGGAGGGCGACCTCTACCTCCAGGTGATGGACGAGAGCGCCAACCCCCTCAAGATCGCCACCCGCGTGCTGGAATCGGATCTCACACCCGACGGGTCCAAGGTGGCCCTGCTGCAGCGCAGCGGCGACCGGTTCACTGTGCAATTCCCCCAGGGCGTGGACTGCTACAGCACCCAGCATCGCTTGCGGGATCTCAAGATCTCCCCCAAGGGCGATGCCCTGGCCTTCTTCGAGCGGGATTCGAACCTGAACCTCTTCCACCTCAGAGTCTGGCGGAAGGGCGGGCTGGAGACCTGGAAGGGCGGCAAGGACCTGTGTCCCAAGGGGGCTTTCGCCATCGCTGCGCTGCGCGGCCTGGCGTGGAATCTGGAGGGCGACGGCCTCTACGTCTCGGTCCGCGGGGACCTGCTGGGCCTGGTCCGGAACCATGGGGGCGAGATCCTCCACCGCAATGCCGGCAGCGTCCGGCTCCTCGGCGCCACCCAGGAAGGCCCGCTGCTGGCGGTGGGCACCGAGCTGGTCATGGACCGGGGCCGGCTTCCGGATTCCAGCAAGGAAACAGATCTCGACTGGATCGCGGGGACCCTGAACGCCATCTCCGACGATGGCTCCAAACTGCTGGTGACCCGGGACAACGAGATCTGGCTGCTGCCCTCGAACCGCTCGCGAGGCCGGAAGATCGGCACCGGCACCGCGCAGGCGCTGTCCCCGGACGGGAAGCTGGTCCTGTTCACGGACAACGAGCGCATCCTTGGCGTGCCCGCGGAGGGGGGCGACCTCCAGATCATCGCCACCCAGGATGAACTGAAGAAACTCGGCTTCACCTTCACCGGGGATTCCAGCGATCCCAAGTTCGCCCTTTCGGTCGATGGCAAGTGGATCCTGGCGCTGCAAAAACAGGTGCTGGCGCGGAAGGCCATGAACGGCGGCGCCTTCGAACCTGTCCAGGCCCCCATGGACGGCTTCGCCTCGGACTGGCGCATGGAATCCGCCTTCAGCCCGGATGGCCAGCGGCTGGCGCTCCAGATCCGCGAGTCAGGCGAGCAGCGCTGGTGCCTGGTGCTGAACCTCGAAACCAAGAAACAGGAGGCCCGGACCCGGCTGCAGGATGGCGAACGGCTCCTGGCCTGGCAGAAGGAGGGCTCCTGCCTGGTCTTTCATTCCAGCAAGGGCCGGGCTGAATTCCGCGCGCTGGATCCCAAGACAGGCCAGCGCCGCGCGCTCTTCGCGCCGACACCGCACTATTCCAACGCCACGGCCAGGTTCCGGAACCTGCATTGCAGCGCCGACGGAGCCTACTACGCCTACCGCCACGCCACCGCCGGCCTTTCCCAGCTCATGATCGGAAAAGGGTTTTGA
- a CDS encoding MarR family transcriptional regulator, with protein sequence MALALEPKDLLVLLKLALSKPQQPWSYQRLAMALSLSASETFASVKRLLASGLLVGKGLKAEVNRKALCDFVLHGARYSFPAEIGKPSRGMPTGYASPALQWDLVFDPNQVPVWPDAKGKAKGHSLTPLHPRVPKIAQEDPMMYEALALFDALRAGQARERQMARARLEVLLG encoded by the coding sequence ATGGCCCTCGCCCTTGAACCTAAAGATCTGTTGGTGCTGTTGAAGCTGGCGCTTTCAAAGCCCCAGCAACCCTGGAGCTACCAACGGCTGGCAATGGCCCTCTCTCTGAGCGCGTCAGAGACCTTTGCCTCGGTAAAGCGGCTCCTGGCCTCAGGCCTCCTTGTCGGAAAGGGACTCAAAGCCGAGGTGAACCGGAAGGCCCTCTGTGACTTCGTCCTTCATGGGGCCCGCTATTCGTTTCCTGCGGAAATCGGGAAACCCTCCCGGGGAATGCCGACTGGTTATGCCTCGCCCGCCCTTCAATGGGATCTCGTTTTTGACCCGAACCAAGTGCCGGTCTGGCCGGATGCCAAAGGCAAGGCGAAGGGGCATTCCTTGACTCCCCTTCATCCTAGGGTCCCAAAAATCGCCCAGGAAGATCCAATGATGTACGAAGCCCTTGCCTTGTTCGATGCGCTTCGAGCGGGTCAAGCACGCGAGCGGCAGATGGCACGGGCCCGATTAGAGGTTCTTCTTGGATGA
- a CDS encoding DegT/DnrJ/EryC1/StrS aminotransferase family protein, which produces MTKEALEPPKPYAASAPWPVYAEDEIEAVAGVLRSGKVNYWTGSEGREFEREYAASVGCQHAVALANGTAALELALHALQIPPGSEVITTPRTFIASASCAVLRGCTPVLADVDPDSGNITAETIAKVITPKTKAIIAVHLAGWPCDMDPIMELAEKHGLKVIEDCAQANGATYKGRPVGGLGHAGCFSFCQDKIITTGGEGGLLTTNDEAVWRRAWEYKDHGKSWDATNREHAPGFRWLHESFGTNWRMTEMQSAIGRLQLRKLPEWTLQRRGNLNRILDALEGHPALRVPRPGPAFAHAAYKAYVYLRLERLKPGWTRDRVMVGIEGRGLHCGSGSCGEIYREKAFTQAGFGPASPLPVALRLGETSLMFQIHPGLSEAHLAALARAVREILDEATG; this is translated from the coding sequence ATGACCAAGGAAGCCCTGGAGCCACCCAAGCCTTACGCGGCTAGCGCGCCTTGGCCGGTTTATGCGGAAGACGAGATCGAAGCGGTGGCCGGGGTGCTGCGCAGCGGCAAGGTGAACTACTGGACCGGATCCGAAGGCCGGGAATTCGAAAGGGAATATGCGGCCTCGGTGGGCTGCCAGCATGCGGTGGCCCTTGCCAATGGCACCGCCGCCCTGGAGCTGGCGCTTCATGCGCTCCAGATCCCGCCGGGTTCCGAAGTCATCACCACGCCCCGCACCTTCATCGCCAGCGCCAGTTGCGCCGTCCTGCGGGGCTGCACGCCTGTGCTCGCCGATGTGGATCCCGATAGCGGCAATATCACGGCTGAAACCATCGCCAAGGTGATCACGCCGAAGACCAAGGCCATCATCGCGGTGCACCTGGCGGGCTGGCCCTGCGACATGGATCCCATCATGGAACTGGCCGAAAAACACGGCCTCAAGGTGATCGAGGATTGCGCCCAAGCCAACGGCGCCACCTACAAGGGCAGGCCCGTGGGCGGCCTCGGGCATGCGGGCTGCTTCTCCTTCTGCCAGGACAAGATCATCACCACCGGCGGCGAGGGCGGCCTGCTCACCACCAATGATGAGGCCGTCTGGCGCCGGGCCTGGGAATACAAGGACCACGGCAAGAGCTGGGACGCCACCAACCGGGAACATGCCCCGGGCTTCCGCTGGCTGCACGAATCCTTCGGCACCAACTGGCGCATGACGGAAATGCAGTCCGCCATCGGCCGCCTCCAGTTGCGCAAGCTGCCTGAATGGACCCTGCAACGCCGCGGGAACCTGAACCGCATCCTGGATGCCCTGGAAGGCCATCCCGCCCTGCGCGTCCCCCGGCCCGGCCCGGCTTTCGCCCACGCGGCCTACAAGGCCTATGTCTATCTGCGCCTGGAACGCCTGAAGCCAGGCTGGACCCGCGACCGGGTCATGGTCGGGATCGAGGGCCGGGGCCTCCATTGCGGCAGCGGAAGCTGCGGCGAGATCTACCGGGAAAAAGCGTTCACCCAGGCGGGTTTCGGGCCCGCGTCGCCCCTGCCTGTGGCGCTGCGGCTGGGCGAGACCAGCCTGATGTTCCAGATCCACCCCGGCTTGTCCGAAGCCCATCTGGCGGCCCTGGCCAGGGCGGTCCGGGAGATCCTGGATGAGGCCACCGGCTGA
- a CDS encoding geranylgeranyl reductase family protein: MHDCIIIGAGPAGGAAAYHLAKRGRSALVLEKARLPRVKPCGGGVSPEIAGWFDFDFSPVIDAKATRVRYTFRGEDPMEADMGTVEPLWMVRREAFDAFLVQQAVARGAELREGCAALGARFQDGLWTVDTADGPLQSRFLVAADGAKGPAAKWLGFTHRKHRVAGAIEAEARARPEPPGLVHLDFGTVVNGYAWNFPKAEGWSFGVGVFRGKQTQDLRSVLADYGRRFGLELSECSVEAHPVLLWDGDQDLHAQQALLIGEAACVVDPFTAEGIRPSMFTGVKAAEAVDAALAGDLGALPRYSKLVKQEVGSEMAWARRLAALFHRAPETAYRVGVKHPAAAPHMARILTGEARYSQLAARAIQRLMQGLVGG; this comes from the coding sequence ATCCACGACTGCATCATCATCGGCGCCGGGCCCGCGGGGGGCGCGGCGGCCTACCACCTGGCCAAGCGCGGCCGCTCGGCGCTGGTGCTGGAGAAGGCCCGCCTGCCCCGGGTGAAGCCCTGCGGCGGCGGCGTATCACCGGAAATCGCAGGCTGGTTCGACTTCGATTTTTCGCCGGTGATCGACGCCAAGGCCACCCGCGTCCGCTACACCTTCCGCGGGGAGGACCCCATGGAGGCCGATATGGGCACCGTGGAGCCGCTGTGGATGGTGCGGCGCGAGGCCTTCGACGCCTTTCTGGTCCAGCAGGCCGTCGCCCGGGGCGCGGAGCTGCGGGAGGGCTGCGCGGCGCTGGGCGCACGGTTCCAGGATGGCCTCTGGACCGTGGATACGGCCGACGGCCCGCTTCAAAGCCGCTTTCTGGTCGCGGCGGATGGCGCCAAGGGGCCCGCGGCGAAATGGCTGGGCTTCACCCACCGCAAGCACCGTGTGGCCGGCGCCATCGAGGCCGAGGCCCGCGCCCGGCCGGAGCCCCCCGGCCTCGTCCACCTGGATTTCGGCACGGTGGTCAACGGCTACGCCTGGAATTTCCCCAAGGCCGAGGGCTGGTCCTTCGGCGTCGGCGTTTTCCGCGGCAAGCAGACCCAGGACCTGCGCAGCGTGCTGGCAGACTATGGGCGGCGCTTTGGATTAGAGCTTTCCGAATGCAGCGTAGAGGCCCATCCCGTGCTGCTCTGGGACGGCGACCAGGATCTGCACGCGCAGCAGGCGCTGCTCATCGGCGAAGCCGCCTGCGTGGTGGACCCCTTCACCGCCGAGGGCATCCGGCCCTCCATGTTCACCGGCGTGAAGGCCGCCGAGGCCGTGGATGCCGCCCTGGCTGGGGACCTGGGCGCCCTGCCCCGCTACTCGAAGCTGGTGAAGCAGGAGGTGGGTTCCGAAATGGCCTGGGCGCGGCGCCTCGCCGCGCTCTTCCACCGGGCGCCGGAAACTGCCTACCGGGTGGGCGTGAAGCACCCGGCCGCCGCGCCGCACATGGCGCGGATCCTCACCGGCGAAGCCCGCTACTCCCAGCTCGCCGCCCGCGCCATCCAGCGGCTGATGCAGGGCCTCGTGGGCGGATGA
- a CDS encoding polysaccharide biosynthesis protein, producing the protein MRPNFHQILEHPRLRRGVKLGLDLSISALAWSFSERAFSASHPTPGGLWKWIALALVVNVILQLTRQHYRLIGFRDAVRIFVATLVLLSASALIANTAGWHHIYLDPKTAIAAAFSTGGGWLCIRGFFRARNDWHFGINDPQGPTGIDDGSQRHRTLIIGAGKAGLLVSQEMIRHPALGCRVIGFLDDATDKQGLKIHGIPILGTTQQLESVIGGHGISQVILAMPTAPGTVIRQLSEVARACSMEVKTVPGISDLLGPKNWKPELRDISIEDLLRRDPIELDQPSINEVLGDSVVLITGGGGSIGGELARQVTTFRPSRIVLLGRGENSLWDIERSLRAQFPNQGISIELCDIRNMPGLMQAFKRWNPDVVFHAAAHKHVPFLEAHPEEGVGNNIFGTKNVLDAALAAGIRTFVNISTDKAVNPTNVLGATKRIAEQLVLFAAADAPPDCRYMSVRFGNVLGSRGSVIPIFKEQILKGGPLTVTHQDMTRYFMTIPEASQLVLQAGILGDTGKVYALDMGSPVRIMDLASDMIKLSGLVLGQDLDIEFTGIRPGEKLFEEIFADGEPTRTNVHPKVFEADPEPCSRELLDSSLAILSAALALPEGQRQSEILKELQKLVPTYKPSMLGLGRYAKGARSRRSRGTDPFIRP; encoded by the coding sequence ATGCGACCCAACTTCCATCAAATCCTTGAACATCCGCGCCTGCGCCGGGGCGTGAAGCTGGGCCTCGACCTATCGATTTCAGCACTCGCCTGGTCCTTCAGCGAACGGGCCTTTTCCGCCAGCCATCCGACTCCCGGCGGCCTGTGGAAATGGATCGCCCTGGCCCTGGTCGTGAACGTCATCCTGCAGCTCACCCGACAGCACTACCGGCTCATCGGCTTCCGGGATGCGGTCCGGATCTTCGTGGCGACCCTGGTCCTGCTCAGCGCCAGCGCCCTGATCGCCAACACCGCAGGCTGGCACCACATCTATCTGGATCCCAAGACCGCCATCGCCGCGGCATTCAGCACCGGTGGCGGCTGGCTGTGCATCCGCGGCTTCTTCAGGGCCCGCAATGATTGGCATTTCGGGATCAATGACCCCCAGGGGCCCACGGGTATCGACGACGGTTCCCAACGCCATCGCACGCTCATCATCGGCGCAGGCAAGGCCGGCCTTCTGGTCTCCCAGGAGATGATCCGGCATCCCGCCCTGGGCTGCCGCGTGATCGGCTTCCTGGACGACGCCACGGACAAGCAGGGACTCAAGATCCACGGCATCCCGATCCTGGGAACCACCCAGCAGTTGGAAAGCGTCATCGGCGGGCATGGCATCAGCCAGGTCATCCTGGCCATGCCGACGGCCCCCGGCACGGTCATCCGCCAACTCAGCGAAGTGGCCCGGGCCTGCTCCATGGAAGTCAAGACCGTGCCCGGCATCTCGGATCTGCTGGGTCCCAAGAACTGGAAACCCGAACTGCGCGACATCTCCATCGAGGACTTGCTCCGCCGCGATCCCATCGAGCTGGACCAGCCTTCCATCAACGAAGTGCTCGGGGATTCCGTGGTGCTGATCACGGGCGGGGGCGGCTCCATCGGCGGCGAACTGGCCCGCCAGGTGACCACCTTCCGGCCCTCGCGCATCGTGCTGCTGGGCCGCGGGGAAAACAGCCTTTGGGACATCGAACGATCGCTGCGGGCCCAATTCCCGAACCAGGGCATATCCATCGAACTGTGCGACATCCGCAACATGCCGGGGCTGATGCAGGCCTTCAAGCGCTGGAATCCGGATGTGGTCTTCCACGCCGCCGCGCACAAACATGTTCCGTTCCTGGAAGCCCACCCCGAGGAAGGCGTGGGCAACAATATCTTCGGCACCAAGAATGTGCTTGATGCAGCCCTGGCCGCGGGTATCCGGACCTTCGTCAACATCTCGACGGACAAGGCGGTTAACCCCACCAACGTGCTGGGCGCCACCAAGCGGATCGCGGAGCAACTGGTCCTGTTCGCCGCCGCAGACGCGCCCCCCGACTGCCGGTACATGAGCGTCCGCTTCGGGAATGTCCTCGGCAGCCGCGGCAGCGTGATCCCGATCTTCAAGGAACAGATCCTGAAGGGCGGACCCCTCACCGTCACGCACCAGGACATGACCCGCTACTTCATGACCATCCCCGAAGCCAGCCAATTGGTGCTCCAGGCGGGGATCCTGGGGGACACGGGCAAGGTCTATGCGCTGGATATGGGCAGCCCCGTGCGGATCATGGATCTGGCGTCGGACATGATCAAACTTTCGGGCCTCGTGTTGGGCCAGGATCTGGATATCGAATTCACCGGCATCCGCCCCGGGGAAAAGCTGTTCGAGGAGATTTTTGCGGATGGCGAGCCCACCCGCACCAACGTGCATCCCAAAGTGTTCGAAGCCGACCCGGAACCCTGCTCCCGCGAGCTGCTGGACAGCAGCCTGGCCATCCTTTCCGCGGCCTTGGCCCTGCCTGAAGGCCAGCGCCAATCCGAGATCCTGAAAGAGCTCCAGAAACTGGTCCCCACCTACAAGCCTTCGATGCTGGGCCTGGGCCGCTACGCCAAAGGCGCGCGAAGCCGCAGATCCCGCGGCACCGACCCCTTCATACGCCCCTGA
- a CDS encoding sugar transferase, whose amino-acid sequence MYPFFKRTLDLLAALALLLLLAPVLALAALLVRWKLGAPILFRQERAGRFGRPFDMFKFRTMTDARDNVGTLLPDEVRLTSFGRFLRATSLDELPQLFNILRGDMSLVGPRPLFVRYIPRYSGDQKRRLLVPQGITGLSQVNGRNAISWEEKLQWDIRYVDSACLILDIKILLQTALRVVQRKDISEEGKATMTEFTGNNASIGDPHRG is encoded by the coding sequence ATGTATCCCTTCTTCAAGCGCACCCTGGATCTTCTGGCCGCCCTCGCCCTGTTGCTCCTCCTCGCGCCGGTCCTGGCCCTGGCCGCCCTGCTGGTGCGCTGGAAGCTGGGCGCGCCGATCCTGTTCCGCCAGGAGCGCGCCGGGCGCTTCGGGCGCCCCTTCGACATGTTCAAATTCCGCACCATGACCGATGCCCGGGATAACGTTGGAACCCTGCTGCCTGACGAGGTCCGCCTCACTTCCTTCGGCCGCTTCCTGCGCGCCACGAGCCTGGACGAGCTGCCCCAACTCTTCAATATCCTGCGCGGCGACATGAGCCTGGTCGGGCCCCGGCCGCTCTTCGTCCGCTACATCCCCCGCTACAGCGGAGACCAGAAGCGGCGCCTGCTCGTGCCCCAGGGCATCACCGGCCTATCCCAGGTGAACGGCCGCAACGCCATTTCCTGGGAAGAGAAGCTTCAATGGGATATCCGCTATGTGGACTCCGCATGCCTCATATTGGATATCAAGATCCTGCTCCAGACCGCCCTTAGAGTCGTTCAACGGAAAGACATCTCCGAAGAGGGGAAAGCGACCATGACTGAATTCACAGGCAACAATGCTTCGATCGGAGATCCCCATCGTGGCTAG
- a CDS encoding porin family protein — MRIPGLLLASLIAAMPLTAQEGVKWVGAQVGFQAQGPDSRGAKSATLFGAGGGVWFTDRWGADAAFRVANIDSNKGLGSGSQQYLTAAVLFNFLPNDKQWNLYAKAGFGSVRVEPPWSGSKDTTTKSVTLAGVGAQYRIGASGMLGAEVQLMRFNADYHEWPVVFTAGWRFGGVAKPAPRPAPKK; from the coding sequence ATGCGGATTCCAGGTCTATTGCTCGCGTCGCTGATCGCGGCCATGCCGCTCACCGCCCAGGAAGGGGTCAAGTGGGTCGGCGCCCAGGTTGGGTTCCAGGCCCAGGGACCTGATAGCCGGGGCGCGAAGAGCGCCACGCTGTTCGGGGCCGGTGGAGGGGTCTGGTTCACGGACCGCTGGGGGGCGGATGCCGCGTTCCGGGTTGCCAACATTGATTCCAACAAGGGCCTGGGCAGCGGGAGCCAGCAATACCTCACGGCTGCGGTGCTGTTCAATTTCCTTCCCAATGACAAGCAATGGAATCTCTACGCCAAAGCCGGGTTCGGCAGCGTCCGGGTCGAACCGCCCTGGTCGGGATCCAAAGACACCACCACGAAATCCGTGACCTTGGCGGGCGTCGGCGCCCAGTACCGGATCGGGGCCTCGGGGATGCTTGGAGCCGAGGTCCAGTTGATGCGGTTCAACGCCGATTACCATGAGTGGCCCGTCGTCTTCACCGCGGGCTGGCGTTTCGGCGGGGTTGCGAAACCGGCCCCGAGACCTGCCCCGAAAAAGTAG